In the Cydia amplana chromosome 14, ilCydAmpl1.1, whole genome shotgun sequence genome, one interval contains:
- the LOC134654366 gene encoding uncharacterized protein LOC134654366: MLRFAHNCRPSSNKTTGVLQPEELEVSFKKLVALSQQASFPLELNLLRDKQPLGPKSPILSLNPFYDEDDKLLRVGGRLSSSFYPFDKRHPMLLHSKHRLTRLLFQKEHIRLLHAPPQLLLAAVRETVWPVSGRTLARTVSQQCVTCRRAAGNTSAPLMGALPSQRVTPDFPFLSVGVDFAGPFMITDRHGRGCKITKCYLAIFVCFRYKCLHLEAVSTLSTDSFILSLRRFISRRGRPREIFCDNGRNFVGAAKEISDYLTSNSDTVCNFAANEGIQFKFQPAYAPHFGGLWEAGVKSAKFHLNRILGNAHLTYEELATLFSQVESILNSRPLCPLSSSPNDFQPLTPGHFIIGRALTSLPSPHLADINPNRLDRFQRLEALRQQFWRRWQLEYVCELQQRTKWRVPGRDLQLGDLVLIKEENTPPLHWRLGRIAKLFPGADGISRVAEVATVTGTYKRGVKYLCPLLDDTHEALKADASKGPQDVAAPTNEGEAGTVHHSTSWPISRAPRRLYRRLASH; this comes from the coding sequence ATGCTTAGGTTTGCGCATAACTGCCGCCCTTCATCCAATAAAACTACGGGTGTACTACAACCTGAGGAGCTCGAGGTTTCGTTTAAAAAACTGGTCGCTTTGTCACAACAGGCTAGTTTCCCCCTTGAATTGAATTTGTTGCGTGACAAGCAACCTCTAGGCCCTAAAAGCCCTATTTTATCATTGAACCCATTTTACGATGAAGACGACAAGCTTCTCAGAGTTGGTGGACGTCTGTCCTCGTCGTTTTATCCATTTGACAAACGCCACCCAATGCTGTTACACTCTAAACATAGATTGACTAGATTGCTGTTTCAAAAGGAACACATCCGTCTCCTGCACGCTCCTCCTCAGCTGCTTCTAGCCGCCGTTCGCGAGACGGTATGGCCCGTATCGGGGCGCACGCTTGCGCGCACCGTATCGCAACAATGCGTCACCTGTCGCCGCGCAGCTGGCAACACTTCTGCTCCTTTGATGGGCGCTCTGCCTTCTCAGCGCGTAACGCCTGATTTTCCTTTCCTTAGTGTCGGCGTAGACTTCGCCGGTCCCTTTATGATTACGGACAGGCATGGCAGAGGTTGCAAAATAACAAAGTGCTATTTagctatatttgtttgtttccGGTACAAATGTTTGCATTTAGAGGCAGTAAGCACGCTGTCGACGGATTCGTTCATACTTTCACTGCGACGTTTTATCTCTCGTAGAGGGCGACCTCGCGAAATATTCTGCGATAATGGACGTAATTTTGTAGGAGCGGCCAAGGAAATTAGCGATTATCTTACTTCAAACTCAGACACGGTTTGCAATTTTGCAGCAAATGAgggaatacaatttaaattccaACCGGCATATGCTCCTCACTTTGGTGGTTTGTGGGAAGCAGGAGTCAAATCGGCAAAATTTCACCTCAATCGTATATTAGGTAACGCTCATTTAACCTATGAAGAATTGGCAACTCTCTTTAGTCAGGTAGAATCTATCCTTAACAGTCGTCCTTTATGTCCTTTGTCGTCTTCACCAAACGATTTCCAACCCTTAACCCCAGGTCACTTCATCATCGGCCGCGCGCTCACTTCGTTGCCGTCGCCCCACCTCGCGGATATAAACCCAAACCGTTTAGATAGGTTTCAGAGGCTCGAGGCATTAAGACAGCAATTCTGGCGGCGCTGGCAATTGGAATACGTCTGCGAGCTCCAACAACGGACGAAGTGGCGTGTTCCAGGACGAGATCTTCAACTGGGTGACCTGGTCCTCATCAAGGAAGAGAATACTCCTCCCCTACACTGGCGGCTTGGACGAATCGCCAAATTGTTTCCTGGCGCCGACGGGATTTCGCGAGTGGCCGAAGTTGCCACAGTAACGGGCACTTATAAACGAGGTGTGAAGTACCTCTGCCCACTGCTGGACGACACTCATGAAGCCTTGAAGGCTGACGCCTCCAAGGGCCCCCAGGATGTTGCGGCTCCTACCAACGAAGGGGAAGCGGGGACCGTACACCACTCAACCAGTTGGCCCATCAGCCGCGCCCCCCGCCGTCTCTATAGACGCCTAGCGAGCCATTAG